One genomic segment of Arthrobacter sp. JZ12 includes these proteins:
- a CDS encoding GNAT family N-acetyltransferase: MAIEYRPWRDGDDLELVQVWGGPENPQAEQSRGLFRPSSESPWLRCIVAEDNVDGVAVPVAAGYVFEPRLHNQRLWAYVEVGKDHRRAGIAATLLGMLRAEAAQSPSGVSTLRAKVVPGSGGAGFAEAAGFREIQRSRIIEVSPGALPAPNLTDEDGPQLEDAATGSVELTRAVTDWYNAVHEWDPADMTLGQAQQFLLADTAGAGGAVVLRDKAKSRGGSIAAFALSYTQSRTDAPADVLIGYDTSLPGSEQSAAVASLLAMLVYQYPIQVEVDDSMTALVEVLEPLLSANKARVVAETRVVSD, from the coding sequence GTGGCAATCGAGTACCGGCCATGGCGCGACGGCGACGATCTTGAGCTCGTTCAGGTGTGGGGCGGCCCGGAGAACCCGCAGGCGGAGCAGTCCCGCGGACTGTTCCGGCCGTCGTCGGAGTCCCCGTGGCTTCGCTGCATCGTCGCCGAGGATAACGTCGACGGCGTAGCGGTTCCCGTGGCGGCCGGTTACGTCTTCGAACCCAGGCTGCACAACCAGCGGCTCTGGGCCTACGTCGAGGTCGGGAAGGACCACCGCCGCGCCGGTATCGCCGCCACCCTGCTGGGTATGCTGCGCGCAGAGGCTGCGCAGTCGCCGTCGGGCGTGTCCACACTGCGGGCCAAGGTGGTACCCGGCTCCGGCGGTGCCGGATTCGCGGAAGCTGCCGGCTTCCGCGAGATCCAGCGCTCGCGGATCATCGAGGTTTCTCCGGGCGCCCTGCCTGCGCCCAACCTGACCGACGAAGACGGCCCGCAACTCGAGGATGCTGCCACCGGTTCGGTGGAGCTGACCCGCGCGGTCACCGACTGGTACAACGCGGTCCACGAGTGGGACCCGGCGGACATGACCCTCGGGCAGGCGCAGCAGTTCCTGCTCGCGGACACAGCCGGTGCCGGCGGAGCCGTTGTGCTGCGGGACAAGGCGAAGTCCCGCGGCGGGTCCATCGCCGCCTTCGCCCTCAGCTACACCCAGAGCCGCACGGACGCGCCCGCTGACGTGCTGATCGGCTATGACACATCACTGCCCGGCAGTGAACAGAGCGCAGCGGTCGCCTCGCTCCTGGCGATGCTGGTTTATCAGTACCCCATCCAGGTCGAGGTGGATGACTCCATGACCGCCCTGGTGGAGGTGCTCGAGCCGCTGCTGTCGGCAAACAAGGCCCGGGTCGTGGCGGAGACAAGGGTAGTCAGCGACTGA
- the dnaG gene encoding DNA primase, which translates to MAGLIKREDIDEVRQRTDIKEVVDGYVTLKSAGVGSWKGLCPFHDERSPSFHVRPQMGSYHCFGCGEGGDVISFVQKMDHTSFAETVEKLAARIGYELRYEDGGTGPRREDTGKRQRLLDAHKIAAEFYREQLLTPGAAAGRAFLQERGFDRAAAEHFGVGYAPQGWDGLLSHLTGRGFTLDELKHTGMFSVSSNNAGRLYDRFRGRLIWPIRDITGDTVGFGARKLYEDDPGPKYLNTPETSLYKKSQVLYGIDLAKREIARSRQLVVVEGYTDVMACHLAGVGTAVATCGTAFGADHIKIARRLLSDDGTGGEVIFTFDGDAAGQKAALRAFEEDQRFNAQTYVAVDPTGADPCDLRQNAGDQAVQDLIATRRPLFEFAIKASFEQFDLSTGEGQMKALRHAAPIVANIRDVSLRSVYTRELSRWLGMQFVGEDQVARAVSAAAKRAAQPGSERSGAPERSAERAPANAPDGVPEQVPGRTQFTRPDPRDPVARMEREALEVVLQYPQLLDGGQWENFVDSRFSVPAYAALHDAVRAAGAAGGQNPGTASNWVERVRQEVPEVLRGFVSELAVTPLPAKDADALTLYCRDILNRLAELRITRLKAEKLSALQRLDPAGDPALFQQLNRELMELEMERRALRSD; encoded by the coding sequence ATGGCAGGACTCATCAAGCGTGAAGATATCGATGAGGTCCGGCAGCGTACCGACATCAAGGAAGTGGTGGACGGCTACGTCACACTGAAATCCGCCGGCGTCGGCTCGTGGAAAGGACTGTGCCCCTTCCACGACGAGCGCTCGCCGTCCTTCCATGTCCGTCCTCAAATGGGCTCCTACCACTGCTTCGGCTGCGGCGAGGGTGGCGATGTGATCTCCTTCGTCCAGAAGATGGATCACACGTCCTTCGCCGAAACCGTGGAAAAGCTTGCCGCGCGGATCGGCTACGAGCTGCGCTACGAGGACGGCGGCACCGGGCCACGGCGAGAAGACACCGGTAAGCGTCAACGGCTCCTCGACGCCCACAAGATCGCCGCCGAGTTCTACCGCGAGCAGCTCCTGACCCCGGGCGCAGCTGCCGGACGCGCGTTCCTGCAGGAACGGGGTTTTGACCGTGCAGCCGCGGAGCATTTCGGCGTCGGCTATGCTCCGCAGGGCTGGGATGGCCTTCTAAGCCATCTCACCGGCCGTGGATTCACCCTCGACGAGCTGAAGCATACGGGGATGTTCAGCGTCTCCTCCAACAATGCAGGACGTCTCTACGACCGCTTCCGCGGCCGCCTGATCTGGCCTATCCGCGACATCACCGGAGACACGGTTGGTTTCGGAGCGCGCAAGCTCTACGAAGACGACCCCGGCCCGAAGTACCTGAACACACCGGAAACCTCGCTCTACAAGAAGTCGCAGGTCCTGTACGGGATCGACCTGGCCAAACGGGAAATAGCCCGTTCACGCCAGCTGGTTGTGGTCGAGGGCTATACCGACGTGATGGCCTGCCACCTGGCGGGCGTCGGCACCGCCGTCGCGACCTGCGGCACCGCCTTCGGCGCCGACCACATCAAGATCGCACGGCGGTTGCTTTCCGACGACGGCACCGGGGGAGAGGTGATCTTCACCTTCGACGGCGATGCGGCAGGCCAGAAGGCGGCGCTGCGCGCCTTCGAGGAAGACCAGCGCTTCAACGCCCAGACCTACGTAGCCGTGGATCCCACCGGCGCTGACCCGTGCGACCTGCGGCAGAACGCGGGCGACCAGGCGGTGCAGGACCTGATCGCCACCCGGCGTCCACTGTTCGAGTTCGCTATCAAGGCGTCCTTCGAGCAGTTCGACCTCTCCACCGGGGAAGGCCAGATGAAGGCGCTGCGGCACGCTGCGCCCATCGTCGCCAACATTCGGGACGTGTCGCTGCGGTCCGTCTATACCCGGGAGCTGTCCCGGTGGTTGGGCATGCAGTTCGTCGGCGAGGACCAGGTCGCCCGGGCAGTCTCGGCCGCGGCCAAACGGGCAGCCCAGCCGGGGTCCGAGCGCTCGGGCGCTCCGGAGCGCTCCGCCGAGCGTGCTCCGGCAAATGCACCGGACGGCGTGCCGGAGCAGGTCCCGGGGCGGACGCAGTTCACGCGGCCGGACCCGCGCGACCCGGTGGCCCGCATGGAGCGGGAGGCGCTCGAGGTCGTCCTGCAATATCCCCAGCTTCTGGACGGGGGGCAGTGGGAGAACTTTGTCGACTCGCGCTTCTCCGTGCCCGCCTATGCTGCCCTGCATGACGCTGTAAGGGCGGCGGGCGCAGCGGGCGGGCAGAATCCCGGAACGGCATCCAACTGGGTTGAGCGTGTCCGGCAGGAGGTGCCGGAGGTGCTGCGCGGCTTTGTGAGCGAACTGGCAGTGACTCCGCTGCCGGCCAAGGATGCAGATGCGCTGACCCTTTACTGCCGGGACATCCTGAACAGGCTTGCGGAGCTACGTATCACCCGCCTGAAGGCGGAGAAGCTCAGCGCTCTCCAACGCCTTGATCCGGCCGGAGATCCGGCACTGTTCCAACAGTTGAACCGGGAGCTGATGGAGCTGGAAATGGAGCGGCGCGCGCTGCGCTCCGACTAG
- a CDS encoding glycine--tRNA ligase, producing the protein MTTAPSGQSIHVEDGITVAKQVSALDPIISLAKRRGFVFQAGEIYGGSRSAWDYGPLGAELKENIKRQWWQSMVRGREDVVGLDSSVILPRQVWEASGHVEVFSDPLVECLSCHKRYRADHLEEEYEEKKGRAPENGLADIACANCGTRGQWTEPQEFSGLLKTFLGPVANEEGLHYLRPETAQGIFVNFNNVLTTSRKKPPFGIGQIGKSFRNEITPGNFIFRTREFEQMEMEFFVEPGTDDEWHEYWIKERFDWYVNLGINPDNLRLFVHPQEKLSHYSKGTTDIEYRFGFQGSEWGELEGIANRTDFDLSTHSKHSGTDLSYFNQATNERYTPYVIEPAAGLTRSFMAFLVDSYAEDEAPNAKGGVDKRTVLKLDPRLAPVKAAVLPLSRNEELSPKAKDLGAQLRRNWNIDFDDAGAIGRRYRRQDEIGTPFCITVDFDTLEDQAVTIRERDTMAQERVSLDKVEGYLAQRLVGA; encoded by the coding sequence ATGACGACCGCACCCAGCGGCCAGTCCATACACGTAGAGGATGGCATCACCGTGGCCAAGCAGGTTTCCGCCCTGGACCCGATCATTTCCCTCGCCAAGCGGCGCGGCTTCGTTTTCCAGGCTGGTGAGATTTACGGAGGTTCCCGCTCAGCATGGGATTACGGACCCCTGGGCGCCGAGCTGAAGGAAAACATCAAGCGCCAGTGGTGGCAGTCCATGGTGCGGGGCCGCGAGGACGTCGTCGGCCTTGATTCGTCCGTGATCCTGCCCCGCCAGGTGTGGGAAGCTTCCGGTCACGTCGAGGTGTTCTCAGACCCGCTGGTGGAATGCCTTTCATGCCACAAGCGTTACCGCGCCGACCACCTCGAGGAAGAGTACGAGGAGAAGAAAGGCCGTGCCCCCGAGAACGGCCTCGCCGACATCGCCTGCGCCAACTGCGGAACCCGCGGCCAGTGGACCGAACCGCAGGAGTTCTCCGGCCTCCTCAAGACCTTCCTGGGCCCGGTAGCAAACGAAGAGGGCCTGCACTACCTGCGCCCCGAAACGGCCCAGGGCATCTTCGTGAACTTCAACAACGTGCTCACCACGTCCCGCAAGAAGCCTCCGTTCGGCATTGGACAGATCGGCAAGAGCTTCCGGAACGAGATCACCCCGGGCAACTTCATCTTCCGCACCCGCGAGTTCGAGCAGATGGAGATGGAGTTCTTCGTTGAGCCCGGCACAGACGATGAGTGGCACGAGTACTGGATCAAGGAGCGCTTCGACTGGTACGTGAACCTTGGCATCAACCCGGACAACCTGCGCCTCTTCGTGCACCCGCAGGAAAAGCTGAGCCACTACTCCAAGGGCACAACGGACATCGAGTACCGCTTCGGATTCCAGGGTTCCGAATGGGGCGAACTGGAAGGCATCGCTAACCGCACCGACTTCGACCTCTCTACCCACTCCAAGCACTCCGGCACCGACCTGAGCTACTTCAACCAGGCCACCAACGAGCGGTACACACCGTACGTGATTGAGCCCGCTGCGGGCCTGACCCGGTCCTTCATGGCGTTCCTGGTGGACTCCTACGCTGAGGACGAGGCACCCAACGCCAAGGGCGGCGTCGACAAGCGCACCGTGCTGAAGCTCGACCCGAGGCTGGCTCCCGTAAAGGCGGCTGTGCTGCCGCTGAGCCGTAACGAGGAGCTCTCGCCCAAGGCCAAGGATCTCGGCGCTCAGCTGCGCAGGAACTGGAACATCGATTTCGACGACGCCGGCGCTATTGGCCGTCGTTACCGCCGTCAGGACGAAATCGGCACCCCCTTCTGCATCACCGTGGACTTCGACACGCTTGAGGACCAGGCAGTGACCATCCGGGAACGCGACACCATGGCACAGGAGCGCGTCTCGCTGGACAAGGTTGAGGGCTACCTCGCGCAGCGGCTGGTGGGCGCCTAA
- a CDS encoding alpha/beta hydrolase translates to MAQERASGADEDPSSALPHEPTVTIRPASAPTRGVALVLHGGRANSFERVRSRHLSPARMLPFARLLSSWGGPAGLETWTLRNRVRGWNGALMSPLQDARWALERISEQHPGMPVYLLGHSMGGRTALGAAGAPQVRAVVALAPWLDSSSSSQPLAGRRVLILHGEADRWTSPAASLRFAQRLQDTADDVRYVRLSGAGHFMFTKLPVWHELSVSYLLDCFARDTGAPVQDKYRRRAAALLAQPPLSVVL, encoded by the coding sequence ATGGCGCAGGAACGTGCCAGCGGGGCGGATGAGGATCCGTCGTCCGCCCTCCCGCACGAGCCGACGGTGACCATCCGGCCGGCCTCAGCGCCCACACGAGGTGTCGCTCTGGTGCTACACGGCGGGCGGGCAAACAGCTTTGAGCGCGTCCGCTCCCGCCACCTCAGCCCTGCCCGCATGCTGCCATTCGCCCGGCTGCTTTCCTCATGGGGTGGTCCGGCAGGACTGGAGACCTGGACACTGCGCAACCGGGTCCGGGGCTGGAACGGCGCACTGATGTCGCCCCTGCAGGATGCCCGGTGGGCGTTGGAACGTATTTCGGAACAGCACCCCGGGATGCCCGTATATCTCCTCGGCCATTCGATGGGCGGCCGGACGGCGCTGGGTGCCGCCGGCGCGCCGCAGGTGCGTGCCGTCGTCGCGCTTGCTCCATGGCTGGACAGTTCTTCGTCCAGCCAGCCCCTGGCCGGCCGGAGGGTACTGATCCTGCACGGCGAAGCCGACCGGTGGACATCACCGGCAGCCTCGCTGCGCTTCGCGCAACGGCTTCAGGACACGGCCGACGACGTCCGGTACGTCAGGCTCTCCGGCGCCGGACACTTCATGTTCACGAAACTGCCGGTGTGGCACGAACTGAGCGTCTCCTACCTGCTCGACTGCTTCGCCCGGGACACGGGCGCACCCGTGCAGGACAAGTACCGGCGAAGGGCGGCCGCGCTTCTCGCGCAGCCGCCCCTCAGCGTGGTCCTTTAG
- the dusB gene encoding tRNA dihydrouridine synthase DusB: protein MSIAPTTPAATLDLPPLRLGGITVNTPVVLAPMAGITNTAFRRLCREYGGGLYVSEMVTSRALVERNPESLRIISHDDDEKVRSVQLYGVDPKTVGAAVRILVDEDRADHIDLNFGCPVPKVTRKGGGAALPWKIDLFTSIVQTAVREASRGDIPLTIKMRKGIDEDHLTFREAGKIARDAGVAAVALHGRTASQFYSGKADWNAIAELREALPDIPVLGNGDIWSAEDAIAMVRQTGVDGVVIGRGCQGRPWLFGDLQNAFEGSSERHQPGLGQVADTVYRHAELLVDTFGNEMMALRDIRKHMAWYFKGYVVGGDLRAALATVPTLEVLRGLLDQLDRNSPYPGADAEGPRGRAGSPKRPALPDRWLEARNLNAEQQADIAAAEVDVSGG, encoded by the coding sequence GTGAGCATTGCACCTACAACTCCTGCCGCGACGCTGGACCTCCCGCCCCTGCGCCTTGGCGGTATCACCGTCAACACGCCGGTGGTCCTTGCTCCGATGGCAGGCATCACCAACACCGCTTTCCGCCGCCTGTGCCGCGAGTACGGCGGCGGCCTGTATGTCTCGGAGATGGTCACCTCGCGTGCGCTCGTGGAGCGTAATCCGGAGTCGCTGCGCATCATCTCCCACGACGACGACGAAAAGGTGCGCTCCGTCCAGCTCTACGGCGTGGATCCGAAGACAGTCGGCGCTGCCGTGCGCATCCTTGTGGATGAGGACCGCGCCGACCACATTGACCTGAATTTCGGCTGCCCGGTCCCCAAGGTCACGCGCAAGGGGGGCGGGGCCGCGCTGCCCTGGAAGATCGACCTGTTCACGTCGATCGTCCAGACCGCGGTCCGTGAAGCCTCCCGTGGCGACATTCCGCTCACGATCAAGATGCGCAAGGGCATCGACGAGGACCACCTGACCTTCCGCGAGGCAGGCAAGATCGCCCGCGACGCCGGTGTGGCCGCCGTCGCCCTGCACGGCCGCACTGCCTCCCAGTTCTACTCAGGCAAAGCTGACTGGAACGCTATCGCCGAACTGCGTGAAGCGCTGCCGGACATCCCGGTCCTCGGCAACGGTGACATCTGGAGCGCCGAGGATGCCATCGCCATGGTGCGGCAGACCGGCGTCGACGGCGTGGTCATCGGCCGCGGCTGCCAGGGGCGTCCGTGGCTGTTCGGTGACCTCCAGAACGCCTTCGAAGGCAGCTCCGAGCGGCACCAGCCCGGCCTCGGGCAGGTGGCAGACACCGTCTACCGGCACGCTGAACTCCTTGTGGACACGTTCGGCAACGAGATGATGGCGCTGCGGGACATCCGCAAGCACATGGCCTGGTATTTCAAGGGCTATGTGGTCGGCGGCGACCTACGCGCGGCGCTCGCCACGGTGCCCACCCTGGAGGTGCTGCGCGGCCTGCTGGACCAGCTCGACCGGAACTCGCCGTACCCCGGCGCCGACGCCGAGGGCCCACGGGGCCGCGCAGGCTCGCCGAAACGTCCCGCGCTGCCGGACCGCTGGCTGGAGGCCCGTAACCTGAACGCCGAGCAGCAGGCCGACATCGCGGCTGCGGAAGTGGACGTGTCAGGTGGATAA
- a CDS encoding deoxyguanosinetriphosphate triphosphohydrolase, with product MERWVAEPPKSTHRTHFERDRARVLHSSALRRLGAKTQVVAPDTDDFVRTRLTHSLEVAQVGRELGRSLGCDPDIVDAACLSHDIGHPPFGHNGEATLNDLAHSIGGFEGNAQTLRLLTRLEPKISRADGGPAGLNLTRASLDASCKYPWTATDAPVIHGHRTSKFGAYEDDLPVFNWLRQGAPAGRSCIEAQVMDLADDISYSVHDVEDAIVAGHFQLKWMDNPDHRARVVGYTQQWYLPHSDPAAVDAALARLEATDVWVREADGSRRSMAALKNMTSQLIGRFCLSALETTRGLYGAQPLTRYAAEMVVPEDTVTEIAVMKGLATTYVMTSVHRQPIYERQREVLTSLVQQMAADGDRYLDPMFAADWREADDDDARLRVVIDQVASLTDASALALHERVVGPVPALW from the coding sequence ATGGAGCGCTGGGTCGCCGAGCCGCCGAAGAGCACTCACCGTACCCACTTCGAGCGGGACCGGGCGCGGGTGCTGCACTCGTCCGCGCTGCGCCGCCTCGGCGCCAAGACCCAGGTGGTTGCTCCGGACACTGACGATTTCGTGCGGACCAGGCTCACCCACAGCCTCGAGGTGGCCCAGGTCGGCCGCGAGCTCGGCCGTTCCCTCGGCTGCGACCCGGATATTGTCGACGCCGCGTGCCTGTCCCACGACATCGGACATCCACCCTTCGGACACAACGGCGAAGCCACCCTCAACGATCTGGCGCACTCCATCGGTGGTTTCGAGGGGAACGCCCAGACGCTCCGGTTGCTGACCCGGCTTGAGCCGAAGATTAGCCGTGCCGACGGGGGACCGGCCGGCCTGAACCTCACCCGCGCCAGCCTCGACGCGTCCTGCAAGTACCCCTGGACAGCTACGGATGCCCCCGTGATCCACGGGCATCGCACGTCGAAGTTCGGCGCCTACGAGGACGACCTCCCGGTCTTCAACTGGCTTCGGCAGGGCGCACCGGCAGGCCGGTCCTGCATTGAGGCGCAGGTGATGGACCTCGCCGACGACATCTCCTACTCCGTCCATGATGTGGAGGACGCCATTGTCGCCGGCCACTTCCAGCTCAAGTGGATGGACAACCCGGACCACCGGGCCCGCGTGGTCGGTTACACGCAGCAGTGGTACCTGCCGCACTCCGATCCCGCCGCCGTCGACGCAGCCCTGGCCCGCCTGGAGGCGACGGATGTCTGGGTTCGCGAAGCCGATGGCAGCCGTCGGTCCATGGCGGCACTGAAGAACATGACCAGCCAACTCATCGGACGCTTCTGCCTGAGCGCGCTCGAGACCACCCGCGGCCTCTACGGAGCCCAGCCGTTGACCCGCTACGCCGCTGAGATGGTGGTCCCCGAGGACACCGTGACGGAGATTGCCGTCATGAAGGGCCTGGCCACCACTTACGTGATGACGAGCGTCCACCGGCAGCCCATCTACGAGCGCCAGCGCGAGGTCCTGACCTCCCTGGTGCAGCAGATGGCAGCCGACGGCGACCGCTACCTCGATCCGATGTTCGCTGCCGACTGGCGCGAAGCCGACGACGACGACGCCCGCCTCCGCGTGGTCATCGACCAGGTGGCTTCCCTGACGGACGCGTCCGCACTCGCCCTGCACGAGCGGGTGGTGGGCCCCGTCCCGGCCCTTTGGTAG
- a CDS encoding YibE/F family protein, with protein MGHSHIHTAGSSGSASTPEQDAAMAGTRRRANLLLAAILVPLGIITLIGMILLWPSGDRTGVTVANPLATAQGTSMDTGIVQRVVLEDCPSSAPTVEAGGEAQQCLVAYTQPNAGGSAVPVELNPEVARSGQVNAGDSIRYLNLEGVVTASGAPYIFVDFVRTLPVAALAVLYAVVVVSVARWRGLRAIIGLVGALIVLAQFMLPGLVEGKPPLLLGLVGSVVIMMGVLYFAHGFSARTSTALLGTIFGLGITALLAAWSTDTANLTGVGSDSSSALINASPEISLSGIILCGLIISGLGVLNDVTITQSSAVWELYELAPHTSTRRLFTGAMRIGRDHIASTVYTIAFAYAGAALPLLLLVSLQDSSLVTTLTSGELAEEVVRTLVGSIGLVLAIPVTTLIAVLVVKAVGIRRPSRPEQDTTPAALVADEADAGAPVPADVPENPLPSRRELREQNSR; from the coding sequence GTGGGCCACAGCCACATCCATACCGCAGGTTCATCCGGATCCGCCTCCACTCCGGAGCAGGATGCGGCCATGGCCGGTACACGGCGCCGGGCCAACCTTCTGCTCGCCGCCATCCTGGTGCCGCTGGGCATCATCACGCTGATCGGTATGATCCTGCTCTGGCCGAGCGGAGACCGGACCGGAGTGACCGTCGCCAATCCATTGGCGACGGCGCAGGGCACCTCCATGGACACGGGCATCGTGCAACGCGTTGTGCTGGAGGACTGCCCCTCGTCCGCTCCAACCGTCGAAGCCGGGGGAGAAGCGCAGCAGTGCCTGGTTGCCTACACCCAACCGAATGCCGGTGGTTCAGCCGTTCCGGTGGAGTTGAACCCGGAAGTGGCGCGCTCAGGACAGGTTAACGCCGGCGATTCCATCCGCTACCTCAACCTGGAGGGCGTGGTGACCGCCTCCGGTGCGCCCTACATTTTTGTCGACTTCGTCCGCACGCTGCCGGTGGCCGCGCTCGCGGTGCTTTACGCCGTCGTCGTTGTTTCAGTGGCGCGCTGGCGCGGGCTGCGGGCCATAATCGGCCTGGTGGGCGCGCTCATTGTGCTGGCCCAGTTCATGCTGCCGGGGCTGGTGGAGGGCAAGCCGCCGTTGCTGCTGGGGCTGGTGGGCTCCGTGGTCATAATGATGGGAGTCCTCTACTTTGCGCACGGCTTCTCGGCGCGGACCTCGACGGCGCTGCTGGGAACAATCTTCGGACTTGGCATCACTGCATTGCTGGCAGCGTGGTCAACCGATACGGCCAACCTCACCGGAGTGGGCTCGGACAGCTCAAGTGCGCTCATCAACGCCTCGCCGGAAATCTCGCTGTCCGGCATCATCCTGTGCGGGCTGATCATCTCCGGGCTGGGCGTCCTCAACGATGTGACCATCACCCAGTCCTCCGCCGTCTGGGAACTGTATGAGCTGGCACCGCACACTTCGACGCGGCGCCTGTTCACCGGCGCCATGCGCATCGGGCGCGACCATATCGCCTCCACCGTCTACACAATCGCCTTTGCCTATGCCGGCGCTGCGCTGCCGCTCCTGTTACTGGTGTCCCTGCAGGACTCGTCGCTGGTGACCACCCTGACCAGCGGCGAGTTGGCCGAGGAGGTGGTGCGCACGCTGGTCGGTTCCATCGGCCTGGTCCTGGCCATTCCCGTCACCACCCTGATCGCGGTGCTGGTGGTGAAGGCCGTCGGCATCCGCCGGCCGTCCCGCCCTGAGCAGGACACCACCCCCGCAGCGCTGGTCGCGGACGAGGCCGACGCCGGCGCCCCTGTGCCTGCGGACGTTCCCGAGAACCCGTTGCCTAGCCGCCGGGAGTTGCGCGAGCAGAACTCGCGTTGA